A single window of Synechococcus sp. C9 DNA harbors:
- a CDS encoding DUF2905 domain-containing protein has translation MMSELGKSLIFFGAVLLLIGLGLYLAPKVPVLNWLGRLPLDFKIERENFSFYFPLGTSILISLGLSFIFSLVLYLLRRFSE, from the coding sequence ATGATGTCCGAACTTGGTAAGTCTCTGATCTTTTTTGGGGCAGTTCTGCTACTGATTGGTTTAGGGCTTTACTTAGCGCCCAAGGTGCCTGTGTTGAATTGGTTGGGTCGTTTGCCCCTGGATTTCAAAATCGAGCGGGAGAATTTTAGTTTTTATTTCCCCCTGGGCACATCCATTCTGATTTCTCTGGGGCTTTCTTTCATTTTTTCTCTGGTTTTATACCTTTTGCGTCGGTTTTCCGAGTAA